One Scylla paramamosain isolate STU-SP2022 chromosome 5, ASM3559412v1, whole genome shotgun sequence genomic region harbors:
- the LOC135100372 gene encoding uncharacterized abhydrolase domain-containing protein DDB_G0269086-like, producing MTGTQTVTTVSGEKQTVATISAEKHANSSKRGAMNKTKPDKRNKAPRKAGCCAFIHAFLRLFTRKKRGQEKPAMIHTSLEEALPVLTHLRESALHHTVKEEHVMEEHLKEEHLMEEHLQEKQLKKEHLKEETVMEEHVKEETVIEEHVKEEHFKEEHVKEEHVMEKIMVQESTAKEETIVKEPVMQEPDVEHLMKEHEVKEHLLEEQEIEQHLMEEQKVKDHMMEEQKVKDHMMEEQKVGGHVMKEQEVKEPLMEEQEVKEPLMEEQEVKEHLMEEQEIEEHLMEEAVLEEAVKEQPVRDKSMAAQPAVEEPDDSDSDFNDDVADDSGPKQSSWEECPRLARQGKASLGKAENNSMMATAPPSAAPSTTHELLPWPQGAACTFHSSAVDPPTTLVMGTNKHETDHLLTQATDRVVFFHMDDLPSAHVYLQLEPKAVKTWAQEVDEAEEKGLDVFAPQTSCLPYSLILHCETGASEENEAAAAAATEIKMSATQKHRARRRALAEALKASAESEAAAKPEETRVSSKNKAAAAAATEIKLSASQKRRTRRKALAEALKASAEGEAAAKPEETRAAAESEASVRPPCAEKTSRADCTKGSRTPDRTPIWASPSARASENDGGPLVTEATAAPATHGGTSAARRRRARRKALASWAMREARLVASTH from the coding sequence ATGACCGGGACTCAGACGGTGACAACAGTTagtggagagaaacagacagtggCGACAATCAGTGCAGAGAAACACGCAAACTCATCAAAGCGAGGAGCAATGAACAAGACCAAGCCAGACAAGCGCAACAAGGCGCCCAGGAAGGCTGGATGCTGCGCCTTCATCCACGCCTTCCTGCGGCTGTTCACACGCAAGAAGCGTGGCCAGGAAAAGCCTGCTATGATACACACTTCCCTGGAAGAGGCTCTGCCTGTGCTGACTCATCTCCGAGAGTCTGCGCTGCACCACACTGTTAAGGAAGAACATGTAATGGAAGAACATCTTAAAGAAGAACATcttatggaagaacatcttcaagaaaaacaacttaaaaaagaacatcttaaggaagaaactgttatggaagaacatgttaaggaagaaactgttatAGAAGAACATGTTAAGGAGGAACATTTTAAGGAAGAACATGTTAAGGAGGAACACGTTATGGAAAAAATTATGGTGCAAGAATCTACTGCTAAAGAAGAAACTATTGTGAAGGAACCTGTTATGCAGGAACCTGATGTAGAACATCTCATGAAAGAACATGAGGTCAAAGAACATCTACTCGAAGAACAAGAGATCGAACAACAtctgatggaagaacaaaaggtcAAAGATCAtatgatggaagaacaaaaggtcAAAGATCAtatgatggaagaacaaaaggtcGGAGGACatgtgatgaaagaacaagaggtcAAAGAGCCtctgatggaagaacaagaggtcaAAGAACCtctgatggaagaacaagaggtcaAAGAACATCtgatggaggagcaggagatcgAAGAGCATTTGATGGAAGAGGCTGTGCTGGAAGAGGCTGTGAAGGAACAGCCTGTGCGGGACAAGAGCATGGCGGCCCAGCCTGCAGTGGAAGAGCCTGACGACAGCGACTCTGATTTCAACGACGATGTCGCTGACGACTCAGGCCCCAAGCAGTCGTCTTGGGAAGAGTGTCCGCGGCTTGCACGGCAGGGCAAGGCCTCCCTAGGCAAGGCCGAGAACAACAGCATGATGGCTACCGCCCCGCCCTCCGCCGCGCCCTCCACCACACACGAGCTGCTGCCGTGGCCGCAAGGCGCCGCCTGCACCTTCCATAGCTCCGCTGTCGACCCTCCCACTACCTTGGTCATGGGCACCAACAAGCACGAGACGGACCACCTCCTGACGCAGGCCACGGACCGCGTCGTCTTCTTCCACATGGATGACCTGCCCTCAGCCCACGTGTACCTGCAGCTGGAGCCCAAGGCTGTCAAGACCTGGGCTCAGGAAGTGgatgaggcggaggagaaaggcCTGGACGTGTTCGCCCCACAGACCAGCTGCCTTCCCTACAGTCTGATACTTCACTGCGAGACAGGCGCCTCAGAAGAAAATGaggctgctgcagctgcagccactgaGATCAAGATGAGTGCCACTCAGAAGCACAGAGCCCGCCGCAGGGCCTTAGCTGAAGCTCTTAAAGCTTCTGCAGAAAGCGAGGCTGCCGCGAAGCCCGAAGAAACTCGCGTGTCATCAAAAAATAaggctgctgcagctgcagccactgaGATCAAGTTGAGCGCCTCCCAGAAGCGAAGGACCCGCCGCAAGGCCTTAGCTGAAGCGCTTAAAGCTTCAGCAGAAGGCGAGGCTGCCGCGAAGCCCGAAGAAACTCGCGCAGCAGCAGAAAGTGAGGCATCAGTTCGGCCGCCGTGTGCAGAGAAAACCTCGCGCGCTGATTGCACCAAAGGGAGTCGCACACCCGACAGGACGCCCATTTGGGCTTCGCCCTCAGCGCGGGCGTCTGAGAACGACGGAGGTCCCTTGGTGACTGAAGCTACTGCTGCCCCGGCGACTCATGGCGGGACGAGCGCTGCGAGGCGGCGAAGGGCCCGCCGCAAGGCATTAGCCTCCTGGGCTATGAGGGAGGCACGGCTCGTCGCGAGTACCCACTAA